The Cottoperca gobio chromosome 22, fCotGob3.1, whole genome shotgun sequence genome contains a region encoding:
- the orc3 gene encoding origin recognition complex subunit 3 isoform X2, translating to MSTSSVSKGCFVFKPSAKKKKTLSLEDHFIHGCEGTENSEMRFKLCQDLWDTIKTDTEVLQDELNRNILDSLLDFTRKCSSTRQHSDWASQMRASEIPTAALVLGVNVPDHDMTFQGLSELLQQSVTPHVASVQAKECGALKHLMKRVLERLMGAVVTVDDEEEEEEVEQTSAQLHNSVHCSLSTLCDWYNTKSKKSYTGTPGKKRSSPVKDDPQQPPLVIIFKDLEAFNPRVLQDFILICSRYIERLPLMFIFGIATSPSTIQHMLPHSVSSLLCIELFQSLSCTQHLATVIDKFILTTHFPFKLNGKVMQVMISIFLYHDFSVRNFIKGVQLALLEHFHSQPLSVLCCKNKEALLNVMQLGHQDLERIRQLPSFKRYIEKQEPQEQVNLSTDDAHIKEVCQRLIKDLHKYHKNYYPILRCLHTLTSSLPRYPLGKQIRELHLICLEKNVWENEEYQSAMRLLKMLAKDELITLLQKCVEILQLAKSKNMTSALVQLEDVLAKFKQLDVAAEPPPSVEDCITSPVKNLQKKTDLFQLQKALLEMNESRRSKKLSPFEILRNEAIEFIDGLVKSHLSPPESQTLNEVCYYTSSATVRRHLNATPRTSIQTALNSPYYYLQNDRLKTEDGTVSNAAPDICIVYKLHLECGRLINLFDWLEAYATVVSAAEGNNPDFDNFGKVDDVKHARFIRAVSELEFLGFIKSTRQKTDHVARITWGGC from the exons ATGTCTACTTCATCTGTATCCAAG GGCTGCTTCGTTTTCAAGCCAAGTgccaagaagaaaaagacactCAGTTTGG AGGATCATTTCATCCATGGCTGTGAAGGTACTGAGAACAGTGAAATGCGATTCAAACTTTGTCAGGATCTATGGGACACAATTAAAACGGACACAGAG GTTTTACAGGATGAACTCAACAGGAACATCTTGGACAGCTTGCTGGACTTCACGAGGAAGTGCTCTTCCACTCGCCAACACAGTGACTGGGCATCACAGATGAGGGCCAGTGAGATTCCCACAGCGGCTCTTGTGCTCG GTGTGAATGTCCCGGACCACGATATGACCTTCCAGGGTCTGTCTGAACTGCTCCAGCAGTCCGTCACTCCTCATGTGGCCTCAGTGCAGGCCAAAGAGTGCGGAG CATTGAAGCATTTGATGAAGAGGGTCCTGGAGAGATTAATGGGCGCTGTTGTGACTGTTgacgatgaggaggaagaggaggaggttgaGCAGACCAGTGCTCAGCTCCACAATAGCGTGCACTGCTCCCTCAGTACACTCTGTGATTGGTACAATACAAAATCAAAG AAATCCTACACTGGTACTCCTGGAAAAAAGCGTAGCTCTCCTGTCAAAGACGATCCACAGCAGCCTCCCCttgtaattattttcaaagATTTGGAGGCTTTCAACCCAAGAGTTCTTCAGGACTTCATACTCATCTGCAG CCGGTACATTGAACGTCTTCCGCTGATGTTCATCTTTGGTATCGCCACATCACCCAGCACCATCCAACACATGCTGCCCCACTCGGTGTCCTCCCTGCTTTGCATCGAGCTCTTCCAGTCCCTCTCCTGTACACAGCATCTGGCCACAGTCATAGACAAG TTTATCCTGACAACGCACTTCCCCTTCAAGCTCAATGGTAAAGTGATGCAGGTGATGATCAGCATTTTCCTCTACCACGATTTCTCAGTGAGAAACTTCATCAAGGGTGTTCAG CTGGCCCTGCTGGAGCACTTTCACTCTCAGCCTCTCAGTGTGCTGTGCTGTAAGAATAAGGAGGCTCTGCTCAATGTGATGCAGCTTGGTCACCAAGACTTGGAGAGGATCAGGCAGCTGCCATCGTTcaagag GTATATAGAGAAGCAGGAACCTCAGGAACAAGTGAATCTGTCAACAGATGATGCTCATATAAAG gaGGTTTGTCAGAGGCTAATAAAAGACCTCCACAAATATCACAAAAACTATTATCCCATCTTGAGATGTCTCCACACTCTGACCTCCTCTTTGCCTCGATACCCTCTCGGAAAACAG ATTAGAGAGCTCCATTTAATCTGCCTGGAGAAGAACGTATGGGAGAATGAAGAATACCAGTCAGCCATGAGGCTGCTGAA GATGCTGGCCAAAGATGAGCTGATCACTTTGCTACAGAAGTGTGTGGAGATTCTGCAGCTCGCCAAGTCCAAGAATATGACGAGCGCTCTCGTCCAGCTGGAAGATGTGCTCGCCAAATTTAAGCAGTTGGACG TAGCTGCAGAACCTCCCCCCAGTGTGGAAGACTGTATCACCTCTCCAGTGAAAAATCTTCAAAAGAAAACCGATCTGTTCCAGCTGCAGAAG GCGCTGCTGGAGATGAACGAGTCTCGGAGGTCCAAGAAACTGAGTCCGTTTGAGATTCTGCGAAATGAAGCTATTGAGTTTATCGACGGCTTAGTGAA GAGTCACCTGTCTCCCCCTGAGTCTCAGACACTGAATGAGGTTTGCTACTACACTTCTTCTGCCACTGTGAGACGCCACCTGAACGCAACACCTCGCACCTCCATTCAGACCGCACTCAACAGCCCTTACTATTATCTTCAG AATGACCGCCTGAAGACTGAGGATGGGACTGTCTCTAATGCAGCTCCTGATATCTGCATCGTGTACAAACTCCACCTGGAGTGCGGCAGGCTGATAAACCTCTTCGACTGGCTGGAA gccTATGCCACTGTGGTTTCTGCTGCTGAGGGCAACAATCCAGATTTTGACAATTTCGGGAAAGTGGATGATGTCAAACA CGCTCGTTTCATCAGAGCTGTGTCCGAGCTCGAATTTCTGGGCTTCATTAAGTCCACCAGGCAGAAGACTGACCACGTGGCTCGGATCACCTGGGGAGGCTGCTGA
- the orc3 gene encoding origin recognition complex subunit 3 isoform X1 gives MSTSSVSKGCFVFKPSAKKKKTLSLEDHFIHGCEGTENSEMRFKLCQDLWDTIKTDTEVLQDELNRNILDSLLDFTRKCSSTRQHSDWASQMRASEIPTAALVLGVNVPDHDMTFQGLSELLQQSVTPHVASVQAKECGALKHLMKRVLERLMGAVVTVDDEEEEEEVEQTSAQLHNSVHCSLSTLCDWYNTKSKKSYTGTPGKKRSSPVKDDPQQPPLVIIFKDLEAFNPRVLQDFILICSRYIERLPLMFIFGIATSPSTIQHMLPHSVSSLLCIELFQSLSCTQHLATVIDKFILTTHFPFKLNGKVMQVMISIFLYHDFSVRNFIKGVQLALLEHFHSQPLSVLCCKNKEALLNVMQLGHQDLERIRQLPSFKRYIEKQEPQEQVNLSTDDAHIKEVCQRLIKDLHKYHKNYYPILRCLHTLTSSLPRYPLGKQIRELHLICLEKNVWENEEYQSAMRLLKMLAKDELITLLQKCVEILQLAKSKNMTSALVQLEDVLAKFKQLDVVAAEPPPSVEDCITSPVKNLQKKTDLFQLQKALLEMNESRRSKKLSPFEILRNEAIEFIDGLVKSHLSPPESQTLNEVCYYTSSATVRRHLNATPRTSIQTALNSPYYYLQNDRLKTEDGTVSNAAPDICIVYKLHLECGRLINLFDWLEAYATVVSAAEGNNPDFDNFGKVDDVKHARFIRAVSELEFLGFIKSTRQKTDHVARITWGGC, from the exons ATGTCTACTTCATCTGTATCCAAG GGCTGCTTCGTTTTCAAGCCAAGTgccaagaagaaaaagacactCAGTTTGG AGGATCATTTCATCCATGGCTGTGAAGGTACTGAGAACAGTGAAATGCGATTCAAACTTTGTCAGGATCTATGGGACACAATTAAAACGGACACAGAG GTTTTACAGGATGAACTCAACAGGAACATCTTGGACAGCTTGCTGGACTTCACGAGGAAGTGCTCTTCCACTCGCCAACACAGTGACTGGGCATCACAGATGAGGGCCAGTGAGATTCCCACAGCGGCTCTTGTGCTCG GTGTGAATGTCCCGGACCACGATATGACCTTCCAGGGTCTGTCTGAACTGCTCCAGCAGTCCGTCACTCCTCATGTGGCCTCAGTGCAGGCCAAAGAGTGCGGAG CATTGAAGCATTTGATGAAGAGGGTCCTGGAGAGATTAATGGGCGCTGTTGTGACTGTTgacgatgaggaggaagaggaggaggttgaGCAGACCAGTGCTCAGCTCCACAATAGCGTGCACTGCTCCCTCAGTACACTCTGTGATTGGTACAATACAAAATCAAAG AAATCCTACACTGGTACTCCTGGAAAAAAGCGTAGCTCTCCTGTCAAAGACGATCCACAGCAGCCTCCCCttgtaattattttcaaagATTTGGAGGCTTTCAACCCAAGAGTTCTTCAGGACTTCATACTCATCTGCAG CCGGTACATTGAACGTCTTCCGCTGATGTTCATCTTTGGTATCGCCACATCACCCAGCACCATCCAACACATGCTGCCCCACTCGGTGTCCTCCCTGCTTTGCATCGAGCTCTTCCAGTCCCTCTCCTGTACACAGCATCTGGCCACAGTCATAGACAAG TTTATCCTGACAACGCACTTCCCCTTCAAGCTCAATGGTAAAGTGATGCAGGTGATGATCAGCATTTTCCTCTACCACGATTTCTCAGTGAGAAACTTCATCAAGGGTGTTCAG CTGGCCCTGCTGGAGCACTTTCACTCTCAGCCTCTCAGTGTGCTGTGCTGTAAGAATAAGGAGGCTCTGCTCAATGTGATGCAGCTTGGTCACCAAGACTTGGAGAGGATCAGGCAGCTGCCATCGTTcaagag GTATATAGAGAAGCAGGAACCTCAGGAACAAGTGAATCTGTCAACAGATGATGCTCATATAAAG gaGGTTTGTCAGAGGCTAATAAAAGACCTCCACAAATATCACAAAAACTATTATCCCATCTTGAGATGTCTCCACACTCTGACCTCCTCTTTGCCTCGATACCCTCTCGGAAAACAG ATTAGAGAGCTCCATTTAATCTGCCTGGAGAAGAACGTATGGGAGAATGAAGAATACCAGTCAGCCATGAGGCTGCTGAA GATGCTGGCCAAAGATGAGCTGATCACTTTGCTACAGAAGTGTGTGGAGATTCTGCAGCTCGCCAAGTCCAAGAATATGACGAGCGCTCTCGTCCAGCTGGAAGATGTGCTCGCCAAATTTAAGCAGTTGGACG TAGTAGCTGCAGAACCTCCCCCCAGTGTGGAAGACTGTATCACCTCTCCAGTGAAAAATCTTCAAAAGAAAACCGATCTGTTCCAGCTGCAGAAG GCGCTGCTGGAGATGAACGAGTCTCGGAGGTCCAAGAAACTGAGTCCGTTTGAGATTCTGCGAAATGAAGCTATTGAGTTTATCGACGGCTTAGTGAA GAGTCACCTGTCTCCCCCTGAGTCTCAGACACTGAATGAGGTTTGCTACTACACTTCTTCTGCCACTGTGAGACGCCACCTGAACGCAACACCTCGCACCTCCATTCAGACCGCACTCAACAGCCCTTACTATTATCTTCAG AATGACCGCCTGAAGACTGAGGATGGGACTGTCTCTAATGCAGCTCCTGATATCTGCATCGTGTACAAACTCCACCTGGAGTGCGGCAGGCTGATAAACCTCTTCGACTGGCTGGAA gccTATGCCACTGTGGTTTCTGCTGCTGAGGGCAACAATCCAGATTTTGACAATTTCGGGAAAGTGGATGATGTCAAACA CGCTCGTTTCATCAGAGCTGTGTCCGAGCTCGAATTTCTGGGCTTCATTAAGTCCACCAGGCAGAAGACTGACCACGTGGCTCGGATCACCTGGGGAGGCTGCTGA